Proteins from a genomic interval of Microbacterium abyssi:
- a CDS encoding amidohydrolase family protein, with the protein MRGVRRVPGGFITGAFTDHHVHVQLIDPSGLAGSVLGRVIDLGGNPEVLAAAATSPEWDERGVEIAFAGAFLTPPGGYPSDRSWAPTGSVREIADADAAARAVAEMKDAGASCIKVAGNSTAGPVFTDELFREIVRLSAASGMPVVAHAEGAGEAQRVVRMGATRLAHAPFTERLTEPEIDLQAESAEWVSTLAIHGDEAYEIAVDNVRRFYEAGGTVLYGTDMGNGSTPAGLNPHEIAALREAGIDGEDLLRALAPLTGEPWLFLPGDAFDPLLARPLTPADLEA; encoded by the coding sequence ATGCGGGGGGTGCGCCGTGTGCCCGGCGGCTTCATCACCGGCGCATTCACCGACCATCACGTGCATGTGCAGCTCATCGATCCCTCCGGCCTGGCGGGATCGGTGCTCGGTCGGGTCATCGACCTCGGTGGGAACCCGGAGGTGCTGGCCGCAGCCGCGACGTCTCCGGAGTGGGACGAGCGCGGCGTCGAGATCGCCTTCGCGGGGGCGTTCCTCACCCCGCCCGGCGGCTACCCCTCCGACCGCTCGTGGGCACCGACGGGTTCGGTGCGGGAGATCGCCGATGCGGATGCCGCGGCCCGCGCGGTCGCCGAGATGAAGGATGCCGGCGCCTCCTGCATCAAGGTCGCCGGCAACAGCACGGCGGGGCCGGTGTTCACGGATGAGCTGTTCCGGGAGATCGTCAGGCTGAGCGCGGCGAGCGGGATGCCCGTCGTCGCGCACGCGGAAGGCGCGGGCGAGGCGCAGCGGGTGGTCCGCATGGGCGCGACCAGGCTCGCCCATGCGCCGTTCACCGAGCGGCTGACCGAGCCCGAGATCGATCTGCAGGCGGAATCCGCGGAATGGGTCTCCACCCTCGCGATCCACGGCGATGAGGCCTACGAGATCGCGGTCGACAACGTCCGCCGGTTCTACGAGGCGGGCGGGACCGTGCTGTACGGGACCGACATGGGCAACGGCTCCACCCCGGCGGGGCTGAATCCTCACGAGATCGCAGCGCTCCGCGAAGCCGGGATCGACGGCGAGGATCTGCTGCGCGCCCTCGCCCCTCTGACAGGTGAGCCGTGGCTCTTCCTTCCCGGCGACGCGTTCGATCCTCTGCTGGCACGTCCCCTCACTCCCGCCGATCTGGAGGCCTGA
- a CDS encoding FBP domain-containing protein, with translation MRPLTERDIRASFINASRKEVSSLTLPSGFVEIDFDRLDFLGWSDQKFARRAYVVTEVDGVLTGALLQRAEQRVLARAQCSWCDDVTLRNDVQFFSARKAGAAGRNGDTIGTLACAEFGCSHNVRLLPPLAYEGFDREAARDQRIERLGENVRAFLRAVAD, from the coding sequence ATGCGTCCCCTCACCGAGCGCGACATCCGCGCATCCTTCATCAACGCCTCCCGCAAGGAGGTCTCCTCCCTGACTCTGCCGTCCGGCTTCGTCGAGATCGACTTCGATCGGCTCGACTTCCTGGGCTGGTCGGATCAGAAGTTCGCCCGCCGCGCCTATGTGGTCACCGAGGTCGACGGCGTGCTCACCGGCGCGCTTCTCCAACGTGCGGAGCAGCGCGTGCTCGCTCGAGCCCAGTGCTCGTGGTGCGATGACGTCACGCTCCGAAACGACGTGCAGTTCTTCTCCGCCCGCAAGGCCGGTGCCGCCGGGCGCAACGGCGACACCATCGGCACGCTCGCGTGCGCCGAGTTCGGGTGCTCGCACAACGTCCGGCTGCTGCCGCCGCTCGCCTACGAGGGCTTCGATCGAGAGGCCGCACGGGATCAGCGCATCGAGCGGCTCGGCGAGAACGTCAGGGCGTTCCTGCGCGCAGTCGCCGACTGA
- a CDS encoding M20 metallopeptidase family protein, protein MTTRFEAAGLLDDLVAVRRELHTAVEIGLELPRTQAILLRELAGLGLEVSTGRSLSSVTAVLRGGMPGPVVLLRADMDGLPVTEATGLVFASTSGAMHACGHDLHMAGLLGAVRLLTARQAELPGTVVFMFQPGEEGQAGGRIMLEEGVLEAAGERPVAAFAIHVECTVPRGELVTRAGSMMASASALRMTLRGTGGHAAFPQNAIDPVPVAAQLILAVQAFSARRLPATDQAVISITRLSSDSAASNVLAAEVHLEANIRTLSKATLEIIRTQLPVMLTGIAEANGCTLEAEFIASYPVTYNDPGETAFALTVLDELVGAERVTRLEAPSMASEDFSYVLEEVPGTLVFLGAAPDEGSGPLHSEHAVFDDGVLGLQASVLAELAWRRLERA, encoded by the coding sequence GTGACGACACGTTTCGAGGCTGCGGGCCTGCTCGACGACCTGGTCGCCGTGCGGCGTGAACTGCACACCGCCGTGGAGATCGGGCTCGAGCTGCCTCGCACGCAGGCCATCCTGCTGCGCGAGCTGGCGGGCCTCGGGCTGGAGGTCAGCACCGGGCGTTCGCTGTCGTCGGTGACCGCGGTACTCCGCGGCGGGATGCCGGGCCCGGTCGTGCTGCTTCGCGCCGATATGGACGGTCTTCCCGTGACCGAGGCCACCGGCCTGGTCTTCGCGTCCACCTCCGGTGCCATGCACGCCTGCGGCCATGATCTGCACATGGCAGGGCTCCTCGGTGCAGTGCGGCTTCTCACCGCCCGACAGGCAGAGCTTCCCGGCACCGTCGTCTTCATGTTCCAGCCGGGTGAGGAAGGCCAGGCCGGAGGCCGCATCATGCTCGAGGAGGGTGTGCTGGAGGCGGCGGGGGAGCGGCCGGTCGCCGCCTTCGCGATCCATGTGGAGTGCACTGTTCCGCGCGGCGAGCTCGTCACCCGGGCAGGATCGATGATGGCCAGCGCCAGTGCGCTGCGCATGACTCTGCGCGGAACCGGAGGCCACGCGGCGTTCCCGCAGAACGCGATCGATCCGGTCCCGGTGGCTGCACAGCTCATCCTCGCCGTTCAGGCTTTCAGCGCACGGCGGCTGCCGGCCACCGATCAGGCGGTGATCTCGATCACGCGGCTCTCCAGCGATTCGGCTGCCAGCAACGTGCTGGCGGCGGAGGTGCACCTGGAGGCCAACATCCGCACGCTGTCCAAGGCGACGCTCGAGATCATCCGCACCCAGCTGCCCGTGATGCTGACCGGTATCGCCGAGGCGAACGGATGCACACTCGAGGCCGAGTTCATCGCGTCGTACCCGGTGACCTACAACGACCCTGGCGAGACGGCTTTCGCGCTGACGGTCCTCGATGAGCTGGTCGGCGCTGAGCGGGTGACCCGGCTGGAGGCGCCCTCGATGGCCTCGGAGGACTTCTCGTACGTGCTCGAGGAGGTGCCGGGAACGCTCGTGTTCCTGGGCGCGGCGCCCGATGAAGGATCGGGGCCGTTGCACTCCGAGCACGCGGTCTTCGACGACGGCGTGCTGGGGCTGCAGGCATCCGTGCTCGCCGAGCTCGCCTGGCGGCGCCTGGAGCGAGCGTGA
- a CDS encoding kynureninase — translation MSDLPAEARDLDARDPLAAHLDAFVPAAGVSAYLDGNSLGRPLRELPDRLAAFVREDWGTRLIRSWDEQWMELPIQLGDRIGRVAIGAAAGQTVVADSTTVLLYKLMRAAVDASPDRSEIVIEEGNFPTDRFIAEGIAAERGLTLRWISPDPVAGVQLADVEAALSESTALVVLSHVDYRSGALADMRAITDAVHHAGALMLWDLCHSVGVIPVELDECGVDLAVGCTYKYLNGGPGAPAFAYVNARHHGLLRQPIQGWMGAGDVFAMGSAYAPAAGIRQFISGTPPVLGMLAMQGMLDLIEEATIAAVREKSKALTDLVVRAVDEELTPLGVRLLSPRDAALRGGHVTIGHPDFAEVTKRLWADGVIPDFRFPDGIRLGLSPLSTSYAEALSGVLAVRDELS, via the coding sequence ATGTCCGATCTGCCCGCCGAAGCCCGCGACCTCGACGCCCGCGATCCGCTCGCCGCGCACCTCGATGCGTTCGTCCCGGCCGCAGGTGTCAGCGCGTACCTCGACGGCAACTCGCTGGGCCGTCCGCTGCGGGAGCTGCCGGATCGCCTCGCCGCGTTCGTGCGCGAGGACTGGGGAACGCGACTGATCCGCTCGTGGGACGAGCAGTGGATGGAGTTGCCGATCCAGCTCGGCGACCGCATCGGCCGGGTCGCGATAGGCGCGGCGGCGGGTCAGACGGTCGTCGCCGACTCCACCACGGTGCTGCTGTACAAGCTGATGCGCGCGGCGGTCGATGCATCTCCAGACCGATCGGAGATCGTGATCGAGGAGGGCAACTTCCCCACCGACCGGTTCATCGCCGAGGGCATCGCGGCAGAGCGCGGGCTGACGCTGCGGTGGATCAGCCCCGACCCGGTCGCCGGCGTGCAGCTCGCCGACGTCGAAGCCGCTCTGTCCGAGAGCACCGCTCTCGTCGTCCTCAGCCACGTCGACTATCGCTCCGGGGCGCTCGCCGACATGAGGGCGATCACGGATGCCGTGCACCACGCGGGAGCGCTCATGCTGTGGGATCTGTGCCACTCGGTGGGCGTGATCCCGGTCGAGCTCGACGAATGCGGCGTCGACCTCGCCGTCGGATGCACCTACAAGTACCTCAACGGCGGTCCGGGCGCCCCCGCATTCGCCTATGTGAACGCGCGCCACCACGGCCTGCTGCGCCAGCCCATCCAGGGATGGATGGGCGCAGGCGACGTGTTCGCGATGGGCTCCGCGTACGCGCCGGCCGCCGGCATCCGTCAGTTCATCAGCGGCACCCCACCGGTGCTCGGGATGCTGGCCATGCAGGGCATGCTCGACCTGATCGAGGAGGCGACCATCGCCGCCGTGCGGGAGAAGTCGAAGGCGCTCACCGACCTCGTCGTGCGCGCCGTCGACGAGGAGCTGACACCGCTCGGCGTGCGGCTGCTCAGCCCGAGGGATGCCGCGCTCCGCGGCGGACACGTCACGATCGGCCACCCCGACTTCGCCGAGGTGACGAAGCGGCTGTGGGCGGACGGCGTGATCCCGGACTTCCGCTTCCCCGACGGCATCCGCCTCGGGCTGTCGCCGCTGAGCACCTCGTACGCGGAGGCGCTCAGCGGCGTGCTGGCCGTGCGCGATGAGCTGAGCTGA
- a CDS encoding ABC transporter ATP-binding protein, producing MNALEIEDLQIRYGRREVVSGVSLAIPAGRTLGLVGESGSGKSTVANAAVGLAPIHAGDIRVHGVSSVGRRRSARTARRRIQMVFQDPFSSLDPKMPIGESIAEGLKAAEHDMSRAARRDRVAELLEQVGMDPGRADELPKSFSGGQRQRITIARALAGEPEILIADEVTSALDVSVQSTVLNLLRDLQQRLGLTMLFISHNLAVVRYVSDDIAVMRNGHIVEYGPTDELLADPAEPYTRELLEAVPVLGERMVLSA from the coding sequence GTGAACGCACTCGAGATCGAAGACCTGCAGATCAGGTACGGACGCCGTGAGGTCGTGTCCGGAGTGTCCCTCGCGATTCCCGCCGGGCGGACACTGGGGCTGGTCGGCGAGTCCGGTTCAGGGAAGTCCACCGTCGCCAATGCCGCCGTCGGGCTGGCGCCGATCCACGCCGGCGACATCCGCGTGCACGGCGTGAGCTCGGTCGGACGACGCCGCTCGGCCAGGACTGCTCGCCGTCGCATCCAGATGGTGTTCCAGGACCCCTTCTCGTCCCTGGATCCGAAGATGCCGATCGGCGAATCCATCGCCGAGGGGCTCAAAGCCGCCGAACATGACATGTCCCGCGCCGCACGTCGCGATCGAGTCGCCGAGCTGCTGGAGCAGGTCGGTATGGACCCGGGGCGCGCGGATGAGCTGCCGAAGTCGTTCTCCGGCGGTCAGCGCCAGCGGATCACGATCGCCAGAGCGCTCGCCGGTGAGCCCGAGATCCTCATCGCCGATGAGGTCACGAGCGCCCTCGACGTCTCCGTGCAGTCCACGGTGCTGAACCTGCTGCGTGACCTGCAGCAGCGCCTGGGGCTGACGATGCTGTTCATCTCTCACAACCTTGCGGTCGTCCGGTACGTCAGCGATGACATCGCCGTGATGCGCAACGGGCACATCGTCGAATACGGGCCGACGGATGAGCTGCTCGCCGACCCTGCTGAGCCGTACACGCGGGAGTTGCTGGAAGCAGTCCCGGTGCTGGGCGAGCGCATGGTGCTCAGCGCTTGA
- a CDS encoding tryptophan 2,3-dioxygenase: MGTDSTDDSTGGSADNQRALEDTIVTDLSGRMTYGSYLGLDRLLSAQHPVSEPQHHDEMLFIIQHQTTELWLKQLLHELSSARDLLASDDLREALKRVARVKRIQDVMTQQWSVLATLTPTEYAQFRGALGNSSGFQSVQYRAVEFALGNKNERMLSVFRDHPANLALLTTEFERPTLYDEFLRYASRRGIPIPAEILERDVREPYRPHPSLVPAIREIYEHPHTHWDLYEACEDLVDLEDNFQFWRFRHLKTVTRTIGMKPGTGGSSGVGFLQRALELTFFPELYTVRTEIGA, from the coding sequence ATGGGCACTGACTCGACGGACGACTCCACCGGCGGCTCCGCGGACAACCAGCGGGCGCTGGAGGACACGATCGTCACCGACCTCTCCGGTCGCATGACCTACGGTTCGTACCTCGGTCTCGACCGGCTGCTCTCCGCTCAGCACCCTGTGAGCGAGCCCCAGCACCACGACGAGATGCTGTTCATCATCCAGCATCAGACCACCGAGCTGTGGCTCAAGCAGCTGCTGCACGAGCTGTCATCGGCTCGCGACCTGTTGGCGAGCGACGACCTGCGCGAGGCGCTCAAGCGCGTGGCGCGCGTCAAGCGCATCCAAGATGTCATGACGCAGCAGTGGTCGGTGCTGGCGACCCTCACACCGACCGAGTACGCGCAGTTCCGCGGGGCACTGGGCAACTCATCCGGATTCCAGTCGGTGCAGTACCGGGCGGTGGAGTTCGCGCTCGGCAACAAGAACGAGCGGATGCTGTCGGTGTTCCGCGATCACCCGGCGAACCTCGCGCTTCTGACGACCGAGTTCGAGCGACCGACGCTGTACGACGAGTTCCTGCGGTACGCGTCGCGGCGCGGCATCCCGATCCCGGCCGAGATCCTCGAGCGCGACGTCCGCGAGCCGTACCGACCGCACCCCTCGCTCGTGCCGGCGATCCGCGAGATCTACGAGCATCCGCACACCCACTGGGATCTCTACGAGGCCTGCGAGGATCTCGTCGACCTGGAGGACAACTTCCAGTTCTGGCGCTTCCGCCACCTGAAGACCGTCACCCGCACGATCGGGATGAAGCCGGGTACCGGCGGGTCGAGCGGCGTCGGGTTCCTGCAGCGGGCGCTCGAGCTGACCTTCTTCCCCGAGCTGTATACGGTGCGCACCGAGATCGGAGCGTGA